Proteins encoded in a region of the Coffea eugenioides isolate CCC68of chromosome 4, Ceug_1.0, whole genome shotgun sequence genome:
- the LOC113769463 gene encoding non-specific phospholipase C6-like — MGKFGPKAPAFSSLLLLCLALLSSFRITHQAQQQPIKTVVVLVLENRSFDHMIGWMKDYINPLINGVTGDECNPVSTKAQHTQRICFSDDAEFVDPDPGHSFEEVLQQVFGSGSIPSMTGFVEQALTMSENLSATVMKGFKPENLPVYAALVREFAVFDRWFSSIPGPTQPNRLFVYSATSHGSTSHVIKQLATGYPQQTIFDSLHDNGLDFGIYFQSFPTTLFFRNLRKLKYIFKLHQYDLRFKRDARNGKLPSLTVIEPRYFDLIGFPGNDDHPSHDVANGQKLVKEIYETLRASPQWNETLFIITYDEHGGFYDHVQTPYANVPNPDGNTGPAPYFFNFDRLGVRVPTIMVSPWIKKGTVISRPNGPTPNSEFEHSSVPATMKKIFNLSSNFLTHRDAWAGTFEQVVGELTSPRTDCPEVLPDVFPLRSIKADENKRLSQFQGEVVQLAAVLNGDHFLSSFPDDMGKKMNVREAHEYTKGAVSRFIRASKEAIKLGAAESAIVDMRSSLTTRSSNHN; from the exons ATGGGAAAATTCGGGCCTAAAGCACCTGCATTTTCCTCTCTGTTGCTGCTTTGTCTTGCACTGTTGTCAAGTTTTCGTATCACTCATCAAGCACAGCAGCAGCCCATTAAGACAGTTGTTGTTCTAGTCTTGGAGAACAGATCTTTTGATCATATGATTGGATGGATGAAGGATTACATCAATCCATTGATCAATGGTGTAACAGGGGATGAGTGTAATCCTGTTTCAACTAAGGCTCAACATACTCAAAGGATCTGCTTTTCTGATGATGCTGAATTTGTGGATCCGGACCCTGGTCACTCGTTTGAAGAGGTGCTGCAACAGGTATTCGGTTCTGGTTCAATTCCTTCAATGACTGGCTTTGTTGAACAAGCACTAACGATGTCGGAGAATCTGTCTGCAACAGTTATGAAAGGTTTTAAGCCTGAGAATTTGCCAGTTTATGCTGCACTAGTTCGGGAATTCGCGGTTTTTGATAGATGGTTTTCTTCAATTCCTGGTCCTACTCAACCAAACAGGCTGTTTGTTTACTCTGCTACTTCTCATGGCTCAACTAGCCATGTGATAAAGCAGTTGGCTACTGGATACCCTCAACAGACTATATTTGATTCGCTTCATGACAATGGATTGGATTTTGGTATATATTTTCAAAGTTTTCCAACTACTTTATTCTTCAGGAATTTGAGGAAACTGAAGTATATTTTTAAGTTGCATCAGTATGATCTGAGGTTTAAGAGGGATGCAAGAAATGGAAAATTGCCAAGCCTGACTGTGATTGAACCTAGGTACTTTGATCTAATCGGTTTTCCAGGAAATGATGATCATCCATCGCATGATGTTGCTAATGGGCAGAAGCTAGTGAAAGAGATTTATGAGACATTGAGAGCAAGTCCTCAGTGGAATGAAACTCTTTTCATCATCACTTATGATGAACATGGTGGTTTTTATGATCATGTTCAGACTCCTTATGCTAATGTTCCCAATCCTGATGGAAATACAGGACCAGCTCCTTATTTCTTCAACTTTGACAGACTTGGTGTTCGTGTTCCAACAATTATGGTGTCTCCTTGGATCAAGAAAGGAACTG TAATAAGCAGGCCAAATGGACCTACTCCAAACTCTGAGTTCGAGCATTCCTCGGTCCCTGCTACCATGAAGAAGATTTTCAATCTCTCATCCAACTTCTTGACGCATAGAGATGCATGGGCAGGCACTTTTGAACAGGTTGTTGGGGAATTGACCTCCCCAAGAACTGATTGCCCTG AGGTCCTTCCTGATGTTTTTCCATTGAGAAGCATAAAAGCAGATGAAAATAAAAGACTCTCTCAGTTCCAGGGAGAAGTAGTGCAATTGGCTGCTGTTCTGAATGGTGACCATTTCTTGAGTAGCTTCCCAGATGACATGGGCAAGAAAATGAATGTTAGAGAAGCTCATGAATACACTAAAGGTGCAGTATCAAGATTCATAAGAGCAAGCAAAGAGGCAATCAAGTTAGGAGCAGCTGAATCTGCCATTGTGGACATGAGATCTTCTCTCACTACTAGATCCTCAAATCACAATTGA
- the LOC113769484 gene encoding uncharacterized protein LOC113769484 isoform X2: MSLPLTRFIICVLILVAQIVGKPDLAPAAWVRRLVTLCDQAPATPYNVIKAELERELSQSVDELFDTFDANPLGSASIAQVHRARLRGDKNDVVVKVQHPGVQHLMMTDIHNLQAFALFIQKTDIKFDLYSITKEMEKQIGYEFNFLREADAMERIRNFLYANNKKSPVSVPRVVRNLVTRKVLVMECINGIPIMKLGDEIAKRGINPAGKVAAAAKQNILKSLTLAYGQMILKSGFFHADPHPGNILICRGSEVALLDYGQVKDLPNQLRLGYANLILAIADKDPLRAIESFRELGIITLTKCEDEQNEMLKLATTMFDTKLPPGVMMLQPFSEDSSIKRISVEAFPEELFSVLRTVHLLRGLSVGMGINYSCAEQWKPIAEEALCRAGRLPDKNSRRGRRRGYLRRIFRRQ; the protein is encoded by the exons ATGAGCTTGCCGCTGACAAGATTTATAATATGTGTGCTGATCTTG GTTGCACAAATAGTTGGGAAACCTGACTTGGCACCAGCTGCATGGGTGAGAAGACTGGTCACACTGTGTGATCAAGCTCCAGCTACGCCGTACAATGTGATCAAAGCTGAGCTGGAGAGGGAGCTTAGTCAAAGTGTTGACGAGTTGTTTGACACATTTGATGCCAATCCTCTTGGTTCAGCTTCAATTGCTCAG GTTCATCGAGCACGGCTAAGGGGTGACAAGAATGATGTTGTTGTCAAG GTGCAACACCCTGGGGTTCAGCATTTGATGATGACAGACATCCACAACTTGCAAGCTTTTGCTTTGTTTATACAGAAGACAGATATCAAATTTGATTTATATTCTATAACCAAGGAGATGGAGAAACAG ATTGGATATGAGTTCAACTTCTTGAGAGAGGCTGATGCTATGGAAAGAATTCGCAATTTCTTATATGCAAACAACAAAAAGAGCCCTGTTTCGGTGCCTCGCGTGGTGCGGAATTTGGTCACTAG GAAGGTTTTGGTAATGGAATGTATTAATGGAATCCCCATTATGAAACTTGGAGATGAGATAGCGAAAAGAGGCATTAATCCTGCTGGTAAGGTAGCAGCAGCAGCAAAGCA GAATATCCTGAAAAGTTTGACACTTGCATATGGACAGATGATTCTGAAGAGTGGTTTCTTTCATGCTGATCCTCATCCAGGAAATATTCTGATATGTCGAGGTTCAGAG GTTGCTTTACTTGATTATGGGCAAGTGAAGGATCTCCCTAATCAGCTGAGGCTTGGATATGCTAATCTAATTCTTGCAATTGCGGATAAGGATCCTTTAAGGGCAATAGAGAGCTTCAG GGAGCTTGGAATAATTACCTTGACGAAGTGTGAGGATGAGCAGAATGAAATGCTTAAATTGGCAACGACAATGTTTGATACAAAACTACCTCCTGGAGTCATGATGTTGCAGCCTTTTTCAGAAGATTCTTCAATAAAAAGAATTTCTGTGGAG GCTTTTCCAGAAGAACTATTTTCTGTTCTTCGTACTGTGCATCTATTGAGGGGGCTCAGTGTCGGTATGGGAATTAATTATTCATGTGCTGAGCAATGGAAACCTATTGCTGAAGAAGCTCTGTGTCGTGCGGGCAGGCTACCAG ATAAAAATTCAAGACGAGGACGTAGACGCGGGTACCTCAGAAGGATATTTCGGAGACAGTAA
- the LOC113769484 gene encoding uncharacterized protein LOC113769484 isoform X1: protein MILPLDLKDFQEKLSIKLRPWQRSFEFWARTIDIYTGYKVFQLKVCFEKDVKKQEAMWERQHELAADKIYNMCADLGGFFLKVAQIVGKPDLAPAAWVRRLVTLCDQAPATPYNVIKAELERELSQSVDELFDTFDANPLGSASIAQVHRARLRGDKNDVVVKVQHPGVQHLMMTDIHNLQAFALFIQKTDIKFDLYSITKEMEKQIGYEFNFLREADAMERIRNFLYANNKKSPVSVPRVVRNLVTRKVLVMECINGIPIMKLGDEIAKRGINPAGKVAAAAKQNILKSLTLAYGQMILKSGFFHADPHPGNILICRGSEVALLDYGQVKDLPNQLRLGYANLILAIADKDPLRAIESFRELGIITLTKCEDEQNEMLKLATTMFDTKLPPGVMMLQPFSEDSSIKRISVEAFPEELFSVLRTVHLLRGLSVGMGINYSCAEQWKPIAEEALCRAGRLPDKNSRRGRRRGYLRRIFRRQ, encoded by the exons ATGATTTTGCCGCTTGATTTGAAAGATTTCCAGGAAAAGCTCTCCATAAAGTTGAGACCTTGGCAGCGTTCTTTTGAATTCTGGGCTCGAACTATTGATATCTACACTGGCTATAAG GTGTTTCAACTTAAAGTGTGCTTTGAGAAGGATGTGAAAAAGCAGGAGGCAATGTGGGAGAGGCAGCATGAGCTTGCCGCTGACAAGATTTATAATATGTGTGCTGATCTTGGTGGGTTTTTTCTAAAG GTTGCACAAATAGTTGGGAAACCTGACTTGGCACCAGCTGCATGGGTGAGAAGACTGGTCACACTGTGTGATCAAGCTCCAGCTACGCCGTACAATGTGATCAAAGCTGAGCTGGAGAGGGAGCTTAGTCAAAGTGTTGACGAGTTGTTTGACACATTTGATGCCAATCCTCTTGGTTCAGCTTCAATTGCTCAG GTTCATCGAGCACGGCTAAGGGGTGACAAGAATGATGTTGTTGTCAAG GTGCAACACCCTGGGGTTCAGCATTTGATGATGACAGACATCCACAACTTGCAAGCTTTTGCTTTGTTTATACAGAAGACAGATATCAAATTTGATTTATATTCTATAACCAAGGAGATGGAGAAACAG ATTGGATATGAGTTCAACTTCTTGAGAGAGGCTGATGCTATGGAAAGAATTCGCAATTTCTTATATGCAAACAACAAAAAGAGCCCTGTTTCGGTGCCTCGCGTGGTGCGGAATTTGGTCACTAG GAAGGTTTTGGTAATGGAATGTATTAATGGAATCCCCATTATGAAACTTGGAGATGAGATAGCGAAAAGAGGCATTAATCCTGCTGGTAAGGTAGCAGCAGCAGCAAAGCA GAATATCCTGAAAAGTTTGACACTTGCATATGGACAGATGATTCTGAAGAGTGGTTTCTTTCATGCTGATCCTCATCCAGGAAATATTCTGATATGTCGAGGTTCAGAG GTTGCTTTACTTGATTATGGGCAAGTGAAGGATCTCCCTAATCAGCTGAGGCTTGGATATGCTAATCTAATTCTTGCAATTGCGGATAAGGATCCTTTAAGGGCAATAGAGAGCTTCAG GGAGCTTGGAATAATTACCTTGACGAAGTGTGAGGATGAGCAGAATGAAATGCTTAAATTGGCAACGACAATGTTTGATACAAAACTACCTCCTGGAGTCATGATGTTGCAGCCTTTTTCAGAAGATTCTTCAATAAAAAGAATTTCTGTGGAG GCTTTTCCAGAAGAACTATTTTCTGTTCTTCGTACTGTGCATCTATTGAGGGGGCTCAGTGTCGGTATGGGAATTAATTATTCATGTGCTGAGCAATGGAAACCTATTGCTGAAGAAGCTCTGTGTCGTGCGGGCAGGCTACCAG ATAAAAATTCAAGACGAGGACGTAGACGCGGGTACCTCAGAAGGATATTTCGGAGACAGTAA